One window of Brevibacterium pigmentatum genomic DNA carries:
- a CDS encoding 5'-nucleotidase, lipoprotein e(P4) family: MKKALVPALTILLVLIVGVIGYILNSGPVSGDEAADDCDVSAYTMGVKWQQQSAEAMALQGQTYEMAARQLDKAVSKAPGGEDLAIMTDLDETAVDNSKLLARDIAKCHDFSGWDTWDDWEENGEPAMIPGALEFFEHADQLGVDIYYVSDRTEENRAKNVEAIAKLGLPQADDEHVMLLGPPKDERRAKVEANHTLLMQLGDTLHDFDGAFADASVDEQRKLVEKNRAKFGTEWIVLPNPTYGDWSESDLDAWDAPVRADD; encoded by the coding sequence ATGAAGAAAGCCCTCGTTCCTGCCCTGACGATTCTGCTCGTGCTCATCGTCGGGGTGATCGGATACATCCTCAATTCGGGTCCGGTATCGGGCGACGAAGCGGCGGATGACTGCGACGTCTCGGCCTACACCATGGGTGTGAAGTGGCAACAGCAGAGCGCTGAGGCGATGGCACTGCAGGGACAGACCTATGAGATGGCTGCGCGTCAGCTCGACAAGGCCGTTTCCAAGGCCCCGGGCGGGGAAGATCTGGCTATCATGACCGACCTCGACGAGACTGCCGTCGACAATTCGAAGCTGCTGGCCCGTGATATCGCCAAGTGCCATGACTTCAGCGGCTGGGACACCTGGGACGACTGGGAGGAGAACGGGGAGCCGGCAATGATCCCCGGTGCGTTGGAATTCTTCGAACATGCCGACCAGCTCGGAGTCGACATCTACTACGTCTCGGACCGGACGGAAGAGAATCGGGCGAAGAATGTCGAAGCCATTGCCAAGTTGGGCCTGCCCCAGGCCGATGACGAACACGTGATGCTGCTTGGCCCGCCGAAGGATGAACGGCGCGCGAAGGTCGAGGCGAACCACACCCTGCTCATGCAGCTCGGTGACACCCTGCACGATTTCGATGGCGCATTCGCGGATGCGTCCGTCGACGAGCAGAGGAAACTGGTGGAGAAGAACCGTGCGAAGTTCGGCACCGAATGGATCGTCCTACCCAATCCGACCTACGGCGACTGGAGCGAATCCGACCTGGACGCATGGGACGCACCGGTTCGCGCTGATGACTGA